The Gossypium hirsutum isolate 1008001.06 chromosome D06, Gossypium_hirsutum_v2.1, whole genome shotgun sequence genome contains the following window.
atcaataaattcaaGTATGTTTTcgcattttgttttgtttttgatgatttaacatgatagatcctggttAATAAAGTTCtatattagattttattttcGGTTTTGACAAGTGGCATCCGAGCCTCatcatgtcaaatcattgaaaaagaattgatttttctatgttttttttgaattaatttgttCTGAATTTGGTGTTTTGATCATACATGATACACCTAATAAATCTTTTAGATTTAAAACTTTTAGGGTTTTATAGCAATATAAATTGACTGATTTCTGCCGTGTTTATTGGTATTATAGATGAACGCTTTTTAAGTGAAAGATGATGGTGGTGGATTTAGGTTTAAGTTAGTGCATCAGTTTGTTTTATATGGATGTATTTATGCGATATAaatcttataattttattatgtgtTAAAAAAAGTTGGAAGAATGCGCTTATCAAGTCAATCACCATTGATTTATATGCGATTAAGgaatattttatttggtttgatCTCTCGTTGGATAGAGAAAACAAAAgcaattatctttaaattttaaaattttccatcagTTACTTTGTAAATTCtctaatagtttattttttttcacacAAATGCTCTGCAAATTTGGCAGCATTCGAATTGATATGAGATTTTCGCACAATTGCTTTAGTTCATAAGAATTGCTTTGGGATTTAGTGCATTGTTGGAGGGATTCAATATAGGTGAAGGCAGTGATATTGctttggcttttttttttaaatatatatggtcGTAGTATTTTAAGGATGAATTTAGGTTATTTTTATGAGTATTTGATTTTGACCTATTATGATTTCAAatatttagttaaattataatattttaccaAATTAGTTTAATGAATATTCGTTGAAGTTGTTAATTTTATGCTATGAATATTTATTCAGTTTTTAGATGTTTTGATACAAACTCATGTTaattatgatatatgaatttggttttaAGTTTGGTTCAATTTAATGGTTGCTTTTAATTTGTCAAAGATTAAGGTATTTAATTTCTCATTCACCAAtgagataattttattttgaattattgttatgaacaatttaaatttgaatatgggtatgtttatatattttttaaaataacttaattgaaataataagttgtcaaagtaatatttgttattgaaattattttgttttaaaatataaaatgttgtGTGCACGTAACTTAAGTTACGTTAATATTGATCGACCCAAAGGGAGGttaatattttactaaattacatGTGCAACTGTGCTAATAAACATGTGACAATTATTTAGTTTTACATGTGAGCAATAAATCGACCCAATGGAAGATTTATTGTTCAACATGTTTTTATTGTCAGTTTTTTATTACTACAAtaagatatcacttacaagttaatatttttgtccaaagatgaaatattaatggagtgtttgatatcttgagatgagatttacctttattcaaattattttggtttaaatttgaaatattttgaaacaaataaattcatattttggcttTGAGTTTTGATTAAGGATggctaatattttaaatagattagttgaaacaaaatacTACCAAAGTGATTTATTTTGCGtacatttgtttatttaaaatatcaagatgattatatgtttttgtgattcatgccattattaattgacccaaaggtaagttaatatttaaaagaatttcaacatctgtggtgataaatgtgtgacaattataaggtactttatgtgagcaataagttagtccaaagattgatTCATTGTTTGGCAtaataatttattgtcaatgtttgattgctacaataagagtattgttattgttaatattactgtccaaagacttgatattattgttgtgtttggtatcttgagatgagattagccattattttgaatttattgtttacttatgaatattgatgtgaacttgtttttatctattttgttctATATTCGGCTAGTTCATCTTCTGTTATCACAATATccgctaatataaattctatacttatgcttaatgggactaatttcaaTGAATAAAATGCAGTACTTCTGGTGCTTGGCTTTAGGGACATAGACCTTACACTAAAAGAAGAACAACCCACACCTTTCACTGTAGCAAACACCCTTGATGCTAAAAGGAATTTTGAGAGGTGAGATTGTTCAAACTgtatgagtctaatgatcattaACATAGCAGTCTAAAAGCCTTTAGGGACATAGAATTTGAAGAAATTACTCAGGTCAAGGGTTCCCTTAACGAAATTGAGAAATGTTTTGCAAAAAACTATAAGGTTGAGATGGCAtcacttctgacttctttgatgtctatgaagtataagggtcaaggaaacaTGAGAGAGTATATTATGGAGATGTTTCATGTTGCTTCAagacttaaggcacttaagatcaagctttctgaggaattgcttattcttatggttttggtatcaCTTCCTGTAgagtttaaccaatttaaaattagttacaaCTATCAAAAGGAGAAATGAActctaaatgagctcatttctcattgtgTACAAGAGAAAGAAAGGTTGAAACATGATAAGTCTGAAAGTGCACATTTGGCCAGTGCCTCTAAAGACAACAACTTACATTCTAAATAGAGTACCCAGTAAAACAGttgcaaaaacaccttatgagcttTGGACAGGTCAAAAGCCTAGTTTAAAGCACTTTCAAATTTGGGATGTCCAATTAAGGCAAGGCCTTGGCcacatggaaaaaaattggactcCAAAATAGTGAGCAGCTACTTTACTAGTTCTTCTGAGTGATCTAGGGGATACAAGTTTTATGATCGCACtattaggaatatttttgagacgGGAACTCTAACcttttttgaggatgttgagtttggagggagaaataaggttagagacatagcttttgaggaggaattggaTTTTAACTTAGTTCTTGCTATCACTTTTGACGATGTTTAAGTTCTCATACCTaccattgatcaagaagtaaatCCAGAACCTCAACAATACAATATTTGAACAACTCCTTATTCAAGATGAAGTAATTAttccagaagaacaaactcaacaatcTCAAGAACAAGTGTCATTAAAGATGTCCATGAAAGAGAGGAGAAATGTTATTTTAGATGATTATATTGTATTTCTCTAAGGATATGAGAATGACAATGGGATGATGGAAGATGGTCCAATCAACTTTCGTTAGACCATGAAAAATTCTAATCCTAAGTCTATGCAAGGCAATAAAGTTTGGAAACTTGTCCCATTACCTGAAGGTGCAAAATcaattggttgtaaatggatatttaaaaccaagagGGATGCAAGTGGTAATGTGGAGAGGTATAAGGTGCATCTTGTAGCTAAAGGATATTCTCAGAAAGAAGGATTTGATTTTACAGATACTTTCTCTTGAGTTTCATCGAAAGACTCTTTCAAGACAATCATGGTGCTTATTGCTCATTTTGATCTTGAGTTAGATTAGATGGATGTTAAGACCGTGTTTTTCAATGGCGACAATAAAGAAACAATTTATATGGTACAACCAGAAAATTTTGGGTCAGGAGACCCAAAGAATATGGTTgcaaattaacaaaattcaattaTGGACTCAAACAAACTTATCGTCAATGGTACTACAATTTTCATCAAGTAATTGTCTCATTTGATTTTGAGATGATTATTGTTGATGATTATGTATACAAAAAATTCAGTGAGAATAATTATATATTCTTAGTTTTATATGTCAAAAACATTTTTCTTATCACTAATGATATCGGCTTATTACACGGAATCAAGAGGTTTTTTTATCTaagcattttgagatgaaagatcttaagAACGCCTCTTTTGTTTTAGGAATTCAGATACATTGAGACTGATCTCGAAGTATTTTTGGATTGTCACAAAAGAGCTATATCAATAAACCATCCCTAAAGTTCATTGTACAACACATCTCAATCTCCATATAAATGCTCCATGACCATCTGTTTAGCCCACCATGCTTTCTTGTACGACACTCTGTAATGAAACTAGCCTTGCATGTCGACAATGAGGACTAATACAATAATGGTTGGCATGTCTTTCACCAGCGGCATGATGCAGTTATAGATTGTTTTCCCATCAAGTTTGTGATGGTCTTGCATCATACGTGTAGCAGTCATGTATGTGGCCGTTCAAATTTTTGATTTTCCCACAGTTGCGACCTCTAgataaatgcagctcgtaccTATCAGTTGCACCCATTTGAAGACCTCCAACACTCCCCAACATATAATATCGATGTAGATTTAATGACTTTGTAGTCAACTCACAcattcatgctataccgcttgATGGCAAATACGTAATCCTTTTTGTATGCGAATTGTTGGCCTATGTACAACTATTCCAATTTAGAATTTGCCACCAATAGGTGAGAAGGTATTATATTTGGGTATTCAGGGAACTCGGATGCATGTCTCGCATCAAGATCTAGACTCAATATGTAAGCCCAGGGTTATTGTGTATGATAATGCCACGACTCGAGTTCCCAACAGAAGGGGCGTGTACATTTTCACCCTCGTTCACATCTTTATTATCGATATCATTTGAAACCTCATCTATATCAAGGTCATTGAAATCTGCACCCTCGTGATTAGAATGACCATTATTATCGAGTCCTTCACCATCTGCATTGGTACCAATCACCACTGGAGGTATCTGTAAACGGGGACCTAGATTAGGGTTGTTATACGTAGTCGAACCATGGTGTGGATTTTCGGCCCATGTCAATGTTTCTCCGTACTGTAGTTAAACTCGTGTACAAATGATCGCTTATCAATAAACATTCTCAGAACCTCCGTACACGAGTCTTCAACTCCATATTTTTGACTTAATGGAGTGACATTTAGAACGGGCTTCACATCCATTAACTTAGCAAACAATTGAACTGATTCAGCATTCACGTTCCCAGTCGAGCAATAAAGTGCGATCATTGTCTCCTCGTCTTAAATCATGTACAAGTTCCATCTCAATAAATTTGATAGGATTTGATGAAATTGGAAATTTGTCGAATAGTCTGTACATCCTCCTCCCACACCGTCAAGCTATTTTTGCACtaatcttttgttttatttcttcaaGTTTTACATTCTAATTAAATCTTACTCCTATTTTTTGGCGAAATTTAAATATACAACCAACtgttatttgtaaaattaccccCTCAAAATAAATGTATACGAAGAATTGGTTATTCATCTTCGAtacaatatctataaaataaatttaaaataaaaaattagtctttatttagaaaaaatagTGGCTCCTACTAAAAAACTATATTTACATACAAATAATTACAAACTAACCTTATAAACTTgaacttgatttttaaaaaacCAGCATaaatcttcttcttttcttttctctcttaatCAGACACTAAAAACtttaacaaaaatcaaaacattcaatagATACAATTTTTTGGTCAAGGTGGGGTTATATATTTTGAGTGGTCACTTGACAACGTGGCGGGATTATCGCTTGATATGTCGATGACACCACTTATAATATTTATTAGTCTCCTTTTTtctattttcaactttttttttcgaaaaacattAGTACCGCCTAACATACTGATGGCattcattaaaaatttttttgACACTCTAGCCACCGGTGCCGCGTAACAATGTCGCGACaccaattaaaattttttttaagaaaaatcacTAGTGCTACGTAACAAACTGAAAACACCATTAAAAAACATTTTCCCTTTATTCCCTCCACCGTAAATACCCATATTTATCACTTTCATTGATATATGATTGTGTAATGATTAGGAAAAAAAAAGTGTAATACCACACGAGTCATTTTTGCATATAATTTTTTCtctatatcatttttaattaattaattaattaatattttaaaattattttcataaaaaagcCGTATTTTCTTTCTTAGTAAGCAGTcaaaattcatttcaataatttatttatttttaaattaccttTATAACAGGCATACTCGAAATTCATTTTACATCCATTCTTTCTTTTCATCCATCTACTTTTCCACCCAACCAAACAAAATACTGACCTTCACTCATATTTAACATTTTAACCGAACGGATGTAACCGATTGATCTTGAAGAAATAACTGGTCATTGAGAAGCTCAAAGTgccaaaaaagataaaattggcGGTGTCAAAGAAGCTCAAATGTTGAAGCAAAAGCACACTTGATATGCTTGGAGATTAAGTCCCCCACAAATGACCTTGTAATTTTAAGGTCAAATTTTATGATGCCCggcaaaaaaaacaaaacatgtaGCACAAACAAGGATCAAACGAacaattgattaattaaaacacTACTTGTCTGAGATATTTAGGCCAACTCaaaacaaaatgtcacatccactGCTGCAAAGGATGCTTATAAACCAAGGAAATAAACACTCTGCCTGACAACATATATGAAACATTCAACGCTTCTTAGAGACACCTACAGTCTTTCCTCTGCGACCAGTGGTCTTGGTGTGCTGACCACGGACACGAAGACCCCAATAGTGCCTCAGCCCACGGTGGTTCCTGCATTACAGTATTTCACGTGTTAGCTGTCACACCACATCCCAACAGCCAGATGGACAATCGACCAAGATGCAAACTACTTACATAGAATCTGTTGAATCTGTTAAACCACAGAAATGGCACATAAAAAAAATGCAGCAAATCGAGAATTAAACATGTATGATtttagatttttcacttttgacCCAAACCACATCAATGGTTATTCAATTCCTCTCATCTTAATCAACAAAAAACGTCAAACAAGATAACCACAATAATATACCTCCCATTTTGATAATAACTTGCCAGCCAACACATTTAAAAGATTTTTAGGAGACAGAACTCGAATCGAGAAATGATACATGTAGATTCTTACAAAATCGCTTACGTGCATAATAACACATAGGATATCATAAAGATACGTTATTCCTTCTTAAGCATGAAAGaggataataaataataaaaaattaaaagctaCAGAAATGAGCCCCAAATAAGTTGCCCAAATCATTTAGTCAAACGTTTGAAAGAACTTCACTGAGAATGTGAAAGCAATTGCTTATAGTAAATTGATATATGATGAGGAACCATGAACTCAAATTAAACAGAAATACTAAAGCATAGATACAATTGGCCTGATCATATCATTTTAAGCATCAAACATTTGGAACATACAGCAAACATGGGAAAAGATAAACTCAAAGCACAGATTAGTAAGAACGAAGTACTAACCTGATCTTCTTCAATCGCTCCAAGTCATCTCTCAACTTCATGTCGAGAGCATTAGACACAACTTGGGAATACTTCCCATCCTTGTAATCCTTCTGCCTATTCAAAAACCAGTCAGGGATCTTAAACTGCCTGGGGTTTGCAACAATGGTCATGAGATTGTCCAGCTCCTGTGCAGTCAATTCACCAGCCCTGATAAAAAAATCAGCAAAGTTGCACAAAAGCTCAAcaacaaaccaaaaaaaaaaaactgaatacATGACTCCTCATGCCACAAGCCTATAAATAATTGAAGCCTAGAAGATAATCTAAAGTTTTAGATGAAAAAATAAGAAATCATAATTTTCTTCCACACATGAATCAATTCATATCAATGACAAAAGTAACCGTTTCAACCTGAAATACCACAAAACAAAATCATctactatatatttttttctaaactaTGAGCTATACGACATTTTATCGGTTCCCACGTAAGCCCAAAATTGACATAAAATAGGCAATCTCCTTGCATctaaattttcataataaaatataccTCTTGTTCATGTCGACATCAGCCTTCTTGCAAACAATGTTAGCGAAACGCCTTCCAATACCCTTGATGGAGGTCAAAGCAAACATGATCTTCTGCTTTCCATCAACGTTGGTGTTCAGCACACGCAAAATGTGCTGAAAGTCTTCGTTCGCCACCAGAGACTGtacaaacacacacaaaaaaagaaGAGTTAAAAGCAATAATGTTAGAAACAAAACGTCAACCCTAATTCAAACCAAGAAAAAACCATCCCCGAAAAGggagaaaaaaggaaaagaaaatttagattaaaaaaacaGTGAATCAGATCAAGAAAAATATGGAATTGGAATTAGAAAGATGGAACCACAATTACCATTTTGATTTGGTGAGGGAGGAGGAGAGACTATGGGAAGTGATGAGCTGAAGCGAATAAACAGCGGAGGccaagttagggtttttaaggatTCCTCTAACAAACGTATTTATATTGGTTCATAATAACTCTTAGGGTTTTTTAGTTGGATTTTGGGCTTAAGAGAAAATTAGTGCACTGTTGTCATAAGGCCCAAATTTTCCGGTCCTTTAAAACTCACCATTACACCGATTTCACCCAATACTATTATAATTCGATTCCCCTATACAATCATAATTTAGTTAGACtgagtttgaaaaaaattaatcaattaaaaataaatattaatttttaactagttaattttctttttttttttaaaattcaaatagaCTTGGCTTTATTAAAACATAAACCAAAATACATGCCACCAAGCTCAACATGTCAGCCTggaaccaaaaaaataaaaacaacaaataaatcgaagtttttaaaataataaataaaaagataaagcTTTAGCCCAATCACATTTAATGCCTGAAATTGTGCcaacctttcatttttttttcttttcaatctcGATGATTTCAGTTTCCAAGGAAGCgtttctttattttcatctctcaAAACAATCACTCCTCCCTTCGAACCTTACCCACAAAAGGTTCCAAATTAGTTTGGTTCCAGATTTGGTTTAGTTAGTATCCAGGAGAGGTTTAAAATTGACTAAACTTCAACTGAAACAGGGTATTCTCGGAGGACGTGGTCTAGATTCTCATTTGCCCCCTCACATTTCGGGCTAGCCATATTCGCCACTAGTTGTTTATGATTCAAATTAACTAGTGAAGGAATAAAATTTCTAGATATTCTCCAAACTGTAATTTTTAGCTTTGTTGGAAGCTATAGGTTCCATAGTTGTCTGTAAAAGTCTCTAGAGGTGGTATGTAAATCATTAAAATTAGGGCCTAGAATACTTGGTTGTAATAGTTTATAAGCACTCAAAATAGAAAAGTCACCGAAACGTTCACCACGCCAGACCACCAAGTCATCGTGGAATTCCTTCTCTAGCGAAATCCTCAATATCCTGGCCACATCAACATCCGAGAAGGTATTAATAACCAATTCTTTATTCCAttccatttctatttctatttatcAGCTCCGCAACCATTGAAACGCTATTATTATTCATACTCACATTCAGTCTCTAATTAATTGAACTTGGTATCCATGCATGCTTAGTAATTGAGATGTTTTCACCTAATCCAACTCTCTAACATAAGCCCTCTTGTAATAACCCCCTCGTAGCCCAAATACTTTTCCAAATATAAGAAGGTAAATTCCCTAAATGTGCATTTAAGAAATCGAAACTTGGATAATATTTTGCCTTTTAAACCCGGGCTAATAACGAATCAGGATTATTTAGAAGTATCCATCCCTGTTTGGCCAATAGAGTGATGTTAAATTTCTTCAAACTatgaaaccctaaaccccctTCCTCTTTCAAAGCACAGATGACGCCACCAATGAATCCCCTTTCTTCCACGCCTCTTTTGCCACCAAAATCGTGCCATAAtactttctatttcatcataCAAAGTTTTTGGCAGCAAAAAAATGCCATCGAGTATGTTGGAATGGCTTCGAGCATTGACttaataaaaaaacttttttaCCCCCTTGCGATAGTAATCTAATGCACCAACCATCAATCTTCTTTTTAATTCTGTCCTTCAATAGTTGGAACGATTCCTTTTTCTTTCTACCCACCATGTTGGGTAGGCCTAGATATTTCTCTGGATTATTCGAATAACGGACCCCTAAACTATTTGAAATTAATTCCTGAGACTCTTCAAGGGTATTTAAACTGTAAAAAATCGTTGATTTATCAAAATTGACACTAACCTGAGCACATTTCATATTCCTTTAAGATGTTTTTTAAAATGTTGGCACCCTGGTCGGAGGCCTCTCCAAACATAACACAATCGTCTGTAAAAGAGAAGGTGTGATATCTGAGAACCTCTCTTTCTGGCCTTTTCCCTTTAATCATCCAATCATTTAAAGCAAGTCTCATAAGAGCAGAAAGTCCCTTACTGCAAATAAGAAATAGAAAATTACTTAGAGGGTCTCCCTGTTTGAGACATTGTGAGGGCCAAAAGGACTTGCCCACTCTCCCATCCAATTTAAGTGCCATAAAGCCCTTCCTCCCTATTCGCTTTTGATGGAACGTA
Protein-coding sequences here:
- the LOC107889621 gene encoding 40S ribosomal protein S18, yielding MSLVANEDFQHILRVLNTNVDGKQKIMFALTSIKGIGRRFANIVCKKADVDMNKRAGELTAQELDNLMTIVANPRQFKIPDWFLNRQKDYKDGKYSQVVSNALDMKLRDDLERLKKIRNHRGLRHYWGLRVRGQHTKTTGRRGKTVGVSKKR